A region from the Rosa rugosa chromosome 6, drRosRugo1.1, whole genome shotgun sequence genome encodes:
- the LOC133715380 gene encoding glycerol-3-phosphate acyltransferase 5-like: MQEVIQMDHSSVVSELEGTLLKDTDPFSYFMLLAFEASGLFRFALLLVMWPVIRFLEMIGREEAGLKLMIFFAVAGVSESEIKSVARAVLPKFYVEDVDMEVWKVFSACDERVVVTKMPRIMVERFVKEHLRADEAIGCELVVNRFGLATGFVKGEVGSSHSCDRVAKLVAEELKQPTLGLGRPTSSRSSFLSSCKEQMHPPFMMTNQKNEQQLLRPLPVIFHDGRLVKRPTPSTALLILLWMPLGILLAFFRITVGLMMPMWAKPSVSRLLGGKVIVKGKPPPPPAVPENNNSGVLFVCTHRTLMDPVVLSTVLGRRIPAVTYSVSRFSEIISPIPTVRLTRIRHVDAEKIKRELSKGDLVVCPEGTTCREPFLLRFSALFAELTDRIVPVAMNYRVGFFHATTAKGCKALDPIFFFMNPRPVYEVTFLNQLPIEATCSSGKSPHDVANYVQRILAATLGFECTNFTRKDKYKVLAGNDGTVSCTSLADGVKKVVRTFMPFNTKTMKE, encoded by the exons ATGCAAGAAGTTATACAAATGGATCATTCTTCTGTTGTTTCAGAGCTAGAAGGGACACTCCTCAAGGACACCGACCCTTTCTCCTACTTCATGTTGCTGGCATTCGAGGCGTCCGGGTTGTTCCGGTTCGCCTTGTTGCTAGTCATGTGGCCGGTGATCCGGTTTCTCGAGATGATAGGTAGGGAGGAGGCGGGGCTCAAGCTCATGATCTTTTTTGCGGTGGCAGGAGTTAGCGAATCGGAGATCAAATCAGTGGCTCGAGCTGTGCTGCCGAAGTTTTACGTGGAGGATGTCGATATGGAGGTGTGGAAGGTGTTCAGTGCTTGTGACGAGCGGGTTGTGGTGACAAAGATGCCGAGGATAATGGTGGAGAGGTTTGTGAAGGAGCATTTGCGTGCTGATGAAGCTATCGGTTGCGAGCTTGTTGTGAACCGATTTGGGTTAGCCACAGGGTTCGTTAAGGGTGAAGTTGGATCCAGTCATTCCTGTGACCGGGTGGCCAAGCTGGTTGCAGAGGAATTAAAACAACCTACGTTAGGGTTGGGAAGGCCTACATCATCACGTTCTTCGTTTTTATCGTCATGCAAG GAACAAATGCACCCACCATTCATGATGACCAACCAAAAGAACGAACAACAGCTCCTCCGCCCCCTCCCCGTGATCTTCCACGACGGCCGACTGGTCAAGCGCCCGACCCCATCCACCGCTCTCTTAATCCTCCTATGGATGCCCCTAGGCATCTTACTAGCCTTCTTTCGTATAACCGTGGGCTTGATGATGCCAATGTGGGCTAAACCCTCGGTGTCCCGGTTACTGGGAGGCAAAGTCATCGTTAAAGGCAAACCCCCACCCCCACCCGCAGTCCCCGAAAACAACAACTCTGGCGTACTATTTGTCTGCACTCACCGAACCCTAATGGACCCCGTCGTCCTGTCCACAGTACTCGGCCGTAGGATTCCAGCCGTCACATACTCTGTCTCTCGATTCTCCGAGATCATATCCCCGATCCCCACCGTCCGATTAACCCGAATCCGACATGTGGACGCCGAGAAAATCAAGCGTGAACTCTCCAAAGGAGATCTAGTGGTCTGCCCCGAAGGAACGACGTGTCGCGAGCCTTTCTTGTTGAGGTTCAGCGCACTCTTTGCCGAGCTCACGGACCGAATTGTCCCCGTGGCCATGAACTATAGGGTTGGGTTCTTCCATGCAACCACCGCCAAGGGCTGCAAGGCTTTGGaccccattttcttcttcatgaACCCTAGACCGGTGTATGAGGTCACGTTCTTGAACCAGTTGCCAATTGAAGCTACCTGTTCGTCGGGGAAGAGTCCTCACGATGTTGCTAATTACGTGCAGAGGATCTTGGCAGCCACATTAGGGTTCGAATGCACCAACTTCACCAGGAAGGACAAGTACAAGGTGCTCGCCGGGAACGACGGAACCGTCAGTTGTACTTCTTTAGCTGACGGAGTTAAGAAGGTTGTGAGGACCTTTATGCCGTTTAACACAAAGACAATGAAGGAATAA